The proteins below are encoded in one region of Salvelinus fontinalis isolate EN_2023a chromosome 10, ASM2944872v1, whole genome shotgun sequence:
- the LOC129863859 gene encoding chloride intracellular channel protein 4-like translates to MAEVPKIELFIKASDDGESVGNCPFCQRLFMILWLKGANFTLTTVDMKRAPEVLKDLAPGSQPPFLIFGEEVRTDTNKIEEFLEEALAPPSYPKLCCRYKESNGAGDDIFHKFSAYIKNPNPGLNDMLEKKFLKSLMKLDQYLLTPLPHELDQNPDARQYSRHYLDGNSLSLADCNLLPKLNIVKVVCKKYRDFEIPVALTGLTRYLTKANQQDEFRYTCPKDSEILLAYHSVAKYLNK, encoded by the exons ATGGCGGAGGTCCCCAAGATTGAACTTTTCATCAAG GCCAGTGATGATGGGGAGAGCGTGGGGAACTGTCCCTTTTGTCAGCGACTCTTTATGATCCTCTGGCTGAAGGGGGCCAACTTCACTCTCACCACAGTGGACATGAAGAG GGCTCCAGAGGTGCTGAAGGACCTGGCCCCAGGTTCTCAGCCCCCATTCCTCATCTTCGGGGAGGAGGTGCGCACTGACACCAACAAGATTGAGGAGTTTCTAGAGGAGGCCCTGGCTCCTCCATC GTACCCCAAGCTCTGTTGTCGCTACAAGGAGTCCAACGGTGCTGGAGATGACATCTTCCACAAGTTCTCTGCATACATCAAGAACCCTAACCCTGGCCTCAATGATA TGCTGGAGAAGAAGTTTCTGAAGAGCCTGATGAAGTTGGATCAGTACCTACTGACGCCACTCCCACATGAGCTGGACCAGAACCCAGACGCCCGCCAGTACTCACGGCACTATCTGGATGGGAACTCCCTCAGTCTAGCTGACTGCAACCTGCTTCCCAAGCTCAACATAGTCAAG GTGGTGTGTAAGAAGTACCGTGACTTTGAGATCCCTGTGGCTCTGACTGGTCTGACccgctacctgaccaaggccAACCAGCAGGACGAGTTCCGATATACCTGTCCCAAGGACTCCGAGATCCTACTGGCCTACCACTCAGTGGCCAAATACCTCAACAAGTAG